The following coding sequences lie in one Verrucomicrobiia bacterium genomic window:
- a CDS encoding thioredoxin family protein, whose translation MKRFITATILGFLALNAGAIAAVNWGHDYDAALATAKKDKKLVMVDLYTDWCGWCKKLDKDTYSDKDVEAKLTKDFIAVKVNPEKSQRDAKLSKDFGTTGYPHIVFVDADGKKVSEIGGYLPAAQFLEQLNKISEKATKK comes from the coding sequence ATGAAAAGATTCATAACTGCCACGATTTTGGGTTTCCTGGCGCTCAACGCGGGCGCAATCGCGGCTGTGAACTGGGGACACGACTATGACGCGGCCCTGGCGACGGCGAAAAAGGACAAGAAGTTGGTAATGGTGGATCTATACACGGACTGGTGTGGATGGTGCAAGAAGCTCGACAAGGACACGTATAGTGACAAGGATGTCGAGGCCAAACTCACGAAGGATTTCATCGCGGTCAAGGTGAATCCCGAAAAGAGCCAGCGGGACGCGAAACTGTCCAAGGATTTCGGCACGACTGGTTATCCACACATCGTCTTTGTGGACGCCGATGGCAAGAAGGTATCCGAGATCGGCGGCTATCTACCGGCCGCTCAGTTCCTCGAGCAGTTGAATAAGATAAGCGAAAAAGCGACAAAGAAGTGA
- a CDS encoding adenine phosphoribosyltransferase translates to MYDELKAAVRDVPDFPIKGILFKDITPILHDGRLFRIAVDSFADRQKGKKIDAVVGIDARGFIFAGAVAYKLGVGFVPVRKKGKLPYKTVVTSYTLEYGSETSEMHVDSLKKGDNVIIVDDLLATGGTAMAAATLVKQLGANIVEIDFLIELSFLKGRERLKDYPLFAAIVY, encoded by the coding sequence ATGTATGACGAATTGAAAGCTGCTGTCCGTGATGTACCCGACTTTCCGATCAAGGGAATCCTGTTCAAGGACATCACGCCCATTCTGCATGACGGGCGGCTGTTTCGCATCGCCGTCGACTCGTTTGCGGACCGCCAGAAGGGTAAAAAGATTGACGCGGTAGTTGGTATCGATGCTCGGGGGTTCATCTTCGCGGGCGCGGTCGCCTACAAGCTGGGGGTGGGGTTTGTGCCCGTCCGCAAGAAGGGCAAGCTTCCCTATAAGACGGTCGTCACCAGCTACACGCTCGAATACGGCAGCGAGACCAGCGAGATGCACGTCGATTCCCTCAAGAAGGGCGACAATGTCATTATTGTCGACGACCTTCTCGCCACGGGAGGTACCGCGATGGCGGCCGCGACGTTGGTCAAGCAACTCGGCGCCAACATCGTTGAGATCGATTTCCTGATTGAATTGTCCTTCCTCAAAGGCCGCGAACGCCTCAAAGACTACCCCCTCTTCGCCGCAATTGTGTATTGA
- a CDS encoding DUF6306 domain-containing protein, which produces MAELVAKLNEMMASEWACVRTLRRAESLCDDPGQLEVIKRVRKDCSINCVSLANIIRGLGGRPTDIPNARFSLKLADESLADCLDLAQSAQEHIVAEIDTVFGEPEIKPWRDPLALVRELHVTDTRWLKSAIVS; this is translated from the coding sequence ATGGCTGAGCTAGTCGCCAAACTGAACGAGATGATGGCCAGCGAGTGGGCCTGCGTCCGCACCCTGCGCCGTGCCGAGTCGCTTTGCGATGATCCCGGCCAACTCGAAGTCATCAAGCGCGTGCGCAAGGATTGCAGCATCAATTGCGTCAGCCTCGCCAACATTATCCGGGGCCTGGGCGGCCGTCCGACGGACATCCCCAACGCGCGTTTCTCCCTGAAGCTTGCCGACGAATCACTGGCTGACTGTCTCGACCTTGCCCAATCCGCTCAGGAGCATATCGTGGCGGAAATTGACACGGTGTTCGGTGAACCCGAGATAAAACCCTGGCGCGATCCGCTTGCGCTTGTCCGAGAACTCCACGTCACCGACACCCGCTGGCTGAAGTCGGCCATAGTCAGTTAA
- the ispG gene encoding (E)-4-hydroxy-3-methylbut-2-enyl-diphosphate synthase, translating into MNYCTNPFFWQRRITREVKVGPIGVGGDNPIRVQTMLISDTMKTEACVNEALPIIEAGCEILRITAPSINDAKNLKNIVAELRRRGHNTPIVADIHFVPSAAMEAALWCEKVRINPGNYADRKKFATREYTDDQYAEELERLEKAFTPLVLKCKELGRAMRIGTNHGSLSDRIMNRYGDTPLGMVESALEFVRTCRKCDYHEIILSMKASNPKVMIEAYRLLVARLNEEGPDWNYPLHLGVTEAGEGEDGRIKSAIGIGALLEDGIGDTVRVSLTEDSVHEIPVCRELVKKYNILWEQQRAGKSAGRAPLAVTEKRDPFTYTRRPTPEYFIGDLRLRLGKDHPQRVELPVPLTARIGDIQRITTAEPDTFAEILQFHVKTMADIGKIAALKPELRKRHIHTPIAVKLDDADVTLPIFDVAEKVNVPFTVGTEASPLLRASQERTVQFDVVADSPEHFLRACKQVAATLRYFRGQQVILAVGHAEGLDVIAAYRVLAATLDNHGLNLPILIRDRVSSGRAHHAQQGALIGASTHIGALLCDGIGDAVEVTGEDDLLKSVKLVYNILQGAGARTFKTDYVACPSCGRTLFDLQTVTAGIKSRTAHLKGVKIAVMGCIVNGPGEMADADFGYVGTAPGKISLWVGKTQVKQHIPEDQAVDELIALIKEHGKWIEPPTKAEPKEVALSAR; encoded by the coding sequence ATGAACTACTGTACCAATCCATTTTTCTGGCAGCGGCGCATCACGCGCGAGGTAAAGGTCGGTCCGATCGGTGTCGGCGGCGACAACCCGATTCGCGTCCAGACCATGTTGATTTCCGACACGATGAAGACAGAGGCTTGCGTCAACGAAGCACTCCCAATCATCGAGGCCGGTTGTGAAATCCTCCGCATCACCGCTCCGAGCATCAACGACGCGAAGAACCTCAAGAATATCGTTGCTGAGCTTCGCCGGCGCGGGCACAACACCCCCATTGTTGCCGACATTCATTTCGTCCCATCCGCTGCGATGGAGGCGGCGCTCTGGTGCGAGAAGGTCCGCATCAACCCGGGCAATTATGCCGACCGGAAGAAATTTGCGACCCGCGAGTACACGGACGACCAGTATGCCGAGGAATTGGAACGTCTGGAGAAGGCTTTTACGCCGCTCGTGCTCAAGTGCAAAGAATTAGGCCGTGCCATGCGCATTGGCACGAACCACGGTTCACTTTCCGACCGCATCATGAACCGTTACGGCGACACACCGTTGGGCATGGTTGAGAGCGCGTTGGAATTCGTCCGCACTTGCCGCAAGTGCGACTATCACGAGATCATCCTCTCGATGAAGGCCAGCAACCCGAAGGTGATGATCGAAGCCTATCGATTGCTCGTCGCACGGTTGAACGAAGAGGGCCCGGACTGGAATTACCCCTTGCACCTCGGTGTCACGGAAGCCGGGGAAGGGGAGGACGGTCGCATCAAGTCCGCCATTGGCATCGGCGCGTTGCTTGAAGACGGTATCGGGGACACGGTGCGTGTTTCACTCACCGAAGATAGTGTACACGAAATCCCGGTTTGCCGGGAATTGGTCAAGAAGTACAACATACTGTGGGAGCAACAACGCGCGGGAAAATCGGCAGGACGAGCGCCGTTGGCAGTGACCGAAAAACGAGATCCATTTACGTACACCCGACGACCCACCCCCGAGTATTTCATCGGCGACTTGCGCTTGCGTCTTGGCAAGGACCATCCGCAACGCGTCGAGCTGCCCGTGCCATTGACCGCGCGGATCGGCGATATCCAGCGCATTACGACCGCCGAGCCGGACACGTTTGCCGAGATCCTTCAATTCCACGTCAAGACGATGGCGGACATCGGCAAAATCGCGGCTCTGAAACCGGAGTTGCGCAAACGGCATATCCACACGCCAATCGCGGTGAAGCTCGATGATGCCGACGTCACCTTGCCGATATTTGACGTCGCCGAGAAGGTAAATGTTCCTTTCACGGTCGGTACGGAAGCGAGTCCGTTGTTACGCGCATCGCAGGAGCGCACGGTTCAGTTCGACGTGGTGGCTGATTCACCCGAACATTTCTTGAGAGCCTGTAAGCAGGTTGCTGCCACCCTCCGATATTTCCGTGGCCAACAGGTAATTCTCGCTGTCGGCCACGCGGAAGGACTGGACGTGATCGCGGCTTACCGCGTTCTGGCTGCCACACTGGACAACCACGGACTGAATCTGCCGATCCTGATACGTGACCGCGTCAGTTCCGGACGTGCCCATCATGCGCAGCAGGGTGCGCTCATCGGCGCGAGCACACACATTGGCGCGCTGCTGTGCGACGGTATTGGCGACGCGGTGGAAGTCACGGGCGAAGACGATTTGCTCAAGTCGGTCAAGCTCGTGTACAACATTTTACAGGGGGCCGGTGCGCGGACGTTCAAGACCGACTACGTAGCTTGTCCGAGTTGCGGGCGCACATTGTTCGACTTGCAGACCGTGACAGCGGGAATCAAGTCTCGTACGGCGCACCTAAAAGGTGTGAAGATTGCCGTGATGGGTTGCATCGTCAATGGTCCCGGCGAGATGGCCGATGCGGATTTTGGTTACGTGGGTACTGCTCCCGGTAAAATTTCGCTTTGGGTGGGGAAAACGCAGGTCAAACAACACATCCCCGAGGATCAAGCGGTGGATGAACTGATTGCGCTTATCAAAGAGCACGGTAAGTGGATTGAACCGCCGACAAAGGCTGAACCGAAGGAAGTTGCGCTCAGCGCGCGTTAA
- a CDS encoding NUDIX hydrolase codes for MTCGQPQPWQIQSSETLADCRIFKVRKDLAVNPRTGQPHEMFVLEQPNWVNVIPLTPDEQVVMVKQWRHGTRSVHLETPGGLMDDGETPEQCARRELLEETGYDMGSIVRLGTVHPNPAIQNNRQYYILAKDCHRVSDPKLDLAEDIAVKLVPLADIPQMIETGEITHGIVIGGFYWLDLYRQQHG; via the coding sequence GTGACCTGCGGTCAGCCACAACCCTGGCAAATCCAGTCCTCCGAGACTCTGGCAGACTGCCGCATTTTTAAGGTGCGCAAAGATCTGGCCGTAAACCCGCGCACGGGTCAGCCGCATGAGATGTTTGTCCTCGAGCAGCCGAATTGGGTCAATGTCATCCCACTCACTCCGGACGAGCAGGTCGTCATGGTCAAGCAGTGGCGTCATGGCACTCGTTCGGTTCACCTCGAAACGCCGGGTGGCCTGATGGACGACGGTGAAACACCGGAGCAGTGCGCCCGACGCGAGTTGTTGGAAGAAACCGGGTATGACATGGGCAGTATCGTCCGCTTGGGCACGGTTCATCCCAACCCGGCAATCCAGAACAATCGGCAGTATTACATTCTCGCCAAAGACTGCCACAGGGTCTCTGACCCGAAACTCGATCTTGCTGAAGATATCGCGGTGAAGTTAGTCCCTTTGGCCGACATCCCGCAGATGATTGAAACCGGTGAAATTACCCACGGGATCGTGATTGGCGGGTTTTACTGGTTGGACCTATATCGCCAACAACATGGCTGA